From the Salmo trutta chromosome 2, fSalTru1.1, whole genome shotgun sequence genome, one window contains:
- the LOC115149370 gene encoding adhesive plaque matrix protein-like isoform X2: MVTPQYSPPCTLLIPTWLPPNTVQPTHSNMVTPQYSPTYSFLHGYPPIQSTLQPTHSNMVTPQHSPPYSFLHGYHPTQSTLLIPTWLPPNTVHPTPYSFLHGYPPTQSTLHPTHSNMVTPQYSPPYSFQHGYPPTQSTLLIPIWLPPNTVHPTHSNMVTPQHSPPYSFQHGYPPVQSTLLIPAWLPPNTVHPTPYSNLHGYHPTQSTLLIPTWLPPNTVHPTQTYMVTIQHSPPYSFLHGYPPTQSTLLKPTWLPSNTVHPTHSYMVTIQHSPPYTLLIPTWLPSNTVHPTTYSFLHGYPAVQSTLHLVLTRGVHRA; the protein is encoded by the coding sequence ATGGTTACCCCCCAATACAGTCCACCCTGCACCCTACTCATTCCAACATGGTTACCCCCCAATACAGTCCAACCTACTCATTCCAACATGGTTACCCCCCAATACAGTCCAACCTACTCATTCCTACATGGTTACCCCCCAATACAGTCCACCCTACAACCTACTCATTCCAACATGGTTACCCCCCAACACAGTCCACCCTACTCATTCCTACATGGTTACCATCCAACACAGTCCACCCTACTCATTCCTACATGGTTACCCCCCAACACAGtccaccctacaccctactcatTCCTACATGGTTACCCCCCAACACAGtccaccctacaccctactcatTCCAACATGGTTACCCCCCAGTACAGTCCACCCTACTCATTCCAACATGGTTACCCCCCAACACAGTCCACCCTACTCATTCCTATATGGTTACCCCCCAACACAGTCCACCCTACTCATTCCAACATGGTTACCCCCCAACACAGTCCACCCTACTCATTCCAACATGGTTACCCCCCAGTACAGTCCACCCTACTCATTCCTGCATGGTTACCCCCCAACACAGtccaccctacaccctactcaaACCTACATGGTTACCATCCAACACAGTCCACCCTACTCATTCCTACATGGTTACCCCCCAACACAGTCCACCCTACTCAAACCTACATGGTTACCATCCAACACAGTCCACCCTACTCATTCCTACATGGTTACCCCCCAACACAGTCCACCCTACTCAAACCTACATGGTTACCATCCAACACAGTCCACCCTACTCATTCCTACATGGTTACCATCCAACACAGtccaccctacaccctactcatTCCTACATGGTTACCATCCAACACAGTCCACCCTACAACCTACTCATTCCTACATGGTTACCCCGCAGTACAGTCCACCCTACATTTAGTTCTCACTAGGGGGGTGCACAGGGCATGA
- the LOC115149370 gene encoding adhesive plaque matrix protein-like isoform X1 — protein sequence MVTPNTVHPTPYSFQHGYPQHSPPYTLLIPTWLPSNTVHPTPYSFQHGYPQHSPPYTLLIPTWLPPTQSTLHPTHSNMVTPQYSPTYSFQHGYPPIQSTLHPTHSNMVTPQYSPPYTLLIPTWLPPNTVHPAPYSFQHGYPPIQSNLLIPTWLPPNTVQPTHSYMVTPQYSPPYNLLIPTWLPPNTVHPTHSYMVTIQHSPPYSFLHGYPPTQSTLHPTHSYMVTPQHSPPYTLLIPTWLPPSTVHPTHSNMVTPQHSPPYSFLYGYPPTQSTLLIPTWLPPNTVHPTHSNMVTPQYSPPYSFLHGYPPTQSTLHPTQTYMVTIQHSPPYSFLHGYPPTQSTLLKPTWLPSNTVHPTHSYMVTIQHSPPYTLLIPTWLPSNTVHPTTYSFLHGYPAVQSTLHLVLTRGVHRA from the exons ATGGTTACCCCCAACACAGtccaccctacaccctactcatTCCAACATGGTTACCCCCAACACAGtccaccctacaccctactcatTCCTACATGGTTACCCTCCAACACAGtccaccctacaccctactcatTCCAACATGGTTACCCCCAACACAGtccaccctacaccctactcatTCCAACATGGTTACCCCCAACACAGtccaccctacaccctactcatTCCAACATGGTTACCCCCCAATACAGTCCAACCTACTCATTCCAACATGGTTACCCCCCAATACAGtccaccctacaccctactcatTCCAACATGGTTACCCCCCAATACAGtccaccctacaccctactcatTCCAACATGGTTACCCCCCAATACAGTCCACCCTGCACCCTACTCATTCCAACATGGTTACCCCCCAATACAGTCCAACCTACTCATTCCAACATGGTTACCCCCCAATACAGTCCAACCTACTCATTCCTACATGGTTACCCCCCAATACAGTCCACCCTACAACCTACTCATTCCAACATGGTTACCCCCCAACACAGTCCACCCTACTCATTCCTACATGGTTACCATCCAACACAGTCCACCCTACTCATTCCTACATGGTTACCCCCCAACACAGtccaccctacaccctactcatTCCTACATGGTTACCCCCCAACACAGtccaccctacaccctactcatTCCAACATGGTTACCCCCCAGTACAGTCCACCCTACTCATTCCAACATGGTTACCCCCCAACACAGTCCACCCTACTCATTCCTATATGGTTACCCCCCAACACAGTCCACCCTACTCATTCCAACATGGTTACCCCCCAACACAGTCCACCCTACTCATTCCAACATGGTTACCCCCCAGTACAGTCCACCCTACTCATTCCTGCATGGTTACCCCCCAACACAGtccaccctacaccctactcaaACCTACATGGTTACCATCCAACACAGTCCACCCTACTCATTCCTACATGGTTACCCCCCAACACAGTCCACCCTACTCAAACCTACATGGTTACCATCCAACACAGTCCACCCTACTCATTCCTAC ATGGTTACCATCCAACACAGtccaccctacaccctactcatTCCTACATGGTTACCATCCAACACAGTCCACCCTACAACCTACTCATTCCTACATGGTTACCCCGCAGTACAGTCCACCCTACATTTAGTTCTCACTAGGGGGGTGCACAGGGCATGA